The Silvibacterium dinghuense DNA window GTTCATCTGCTCGACGAGAAACTCCTGGGCCTGCGGGGTCCAGGGCTGGAGACGGTATTCGTTCAGAAGCATCTTCTGGTGCTCGATCCACTCGCCCCAGGCCCTCTTCGAGACGCTCTTGTAGATCTTCTGACCGAAGTCGCTGTCGAAGGGAGGTTCTTCGAGACCTTCCAATTCCTGCTTATAGCGGGCGCAAAATACGGTGTGAGCCATGAATCATTCTCTCCGGTCTATTGTATCGGGATTTCTTTCTCGCTACAGAGGGGATGTAACCTCTGCCGGCTTTGCTTTTCAGCGCCAAGTACGCGGAGGGCTCTCCGGGAGGTTCCTACTTTCCCCCAGGCGGAGCCTGGCTGGAGCACCCGGATTTGTACTGCCGTGGAGGGGAAACTGCAGGTCGCTCCACGGCGCTCCCCCCATCCCGACGCGCTAACTGCGGGCGCACCTGGAACCCCGGTATGCTCCGGTCGGGATGACAGTATTTGGCTAGAGAGCAGAGGTGGGGTGAGGCTGTACATTGCCGGTGGCTTCCCGTTCGGCGGCCAAAGCGAGGGGATCGGTGGTCTGGACCGGCGCCATGTGGCTGGTCTGCACATAGGTGTAGCGGATGCGGTGGATCACGGTGATGGTCGAGAGCACGGCGAGAACCCAGAGAACAGGGGCCATGGCTCCCCAGCGGTCGAAGAGAGCGCCGAGAATGATGAGCACGATGCGCTCGGGGCGTTCCATGAAGCCGACCTTGCACTTGCCGATGAGGGCTTCGGCGCGGGCGCGCGTATAGCTGACCATCAGCGAGGTGATCATGACGAAAGCCGCGAGGAAGACATAGAAGAGGCGGTTGCCGCGGGCGTAGAAAACCAGCAGGCCAAAGAAAAGCACCACATCGGAATAGCGATCGATGACCGAGTCAAAGAAGGCTCCGAAGATGGTGACCTGGTCGGTCTTGCGGGCGACGCGGCCGTCGACCATGTCAAAGATACCGGCGCCGATGATGACGAGGCCGGCATAAACGAACATGCGAACGTAGTTGTTCTCATTGGCGAAGCCGAAGAGGACAGCGGCCCCGGTATTAATGATGAGGCCGATGAAGGTGAGAACGTTCGGCGAGATGCGGGTAAGGGCCAGGCCATTCACGATGGCCTGCAGGAGAACACCACAGGCGTTGCCGAAGGCACTCGTCCACGTGTGGTGATCCGAATGATACTCAGCACGGCGCGAATCGCCGGCCTGGAGGGAGGTCTGGTCCTTACGAGCCACTGCTATTCTTCCGTGTCGTGAATGGTGGTCAGCTTGAGGACTTCGAGCTCGCGCTTTCCGCTGGGGGTAACCACAACGGCCATATCGCCGACCTGCTTCCCGATGAGAGCACGGCCGATGGGC harbors:
- a CDS encoding oxidative damage protection protein produces the protein MAHTVFCARYKQELEGLEEPPFDSDFGQKIYKSVSKRAWGEWIEHQKMLLNEYRLQPWTPQAQEFLVEQMNQYFFGDGAALPKEYVPPSS
- a CDS encoding CDP-alcohol phosphatidyltransferase family protein yields the protein MQAIVNGLALTRISPNVLTFIGLIINTGAAVLFGFANENNYVRMFVYAGLVIIGAGIFDMVDGRVARKTDQVTIFGAFFDSVIDRYSDVVLFFGLLVFYARGNRLFYVFLAAFVMITSLMVSYTRARAEALIGKCKVGFMERPERIVLIILGALFDRWGAMAPVLWVLAVLSTITVIHRIRYTYVQTSHMAPVQTTDPLALAAEREATGNVQPHPTSAL